GGTAATTGACTAATTCCATCATAATCTCCATAGAAAAAACTAGCCCTGATCAAGTATTTGGTATTATTCCCTTGAGCAGGGTTTAGAGTATAGCAGTTTTTTGTCCCTAAAGGAAAGCTTGTAACTGTGAGGAATGGTATTTCTAGAGATTTGGATTGGTATATAGGTGATATGGTATTGCTCACTCCGCCAGTGACATAACCTTCGTCTGAAACGTAAGATATGCCTGTTATTACGTCAGTATAATTGGAACCTGCTGGTATTCCACAGTCGATGCTTATGAATCCTGTAAAACAGGAAAATTAAAAGAACATGAGCGTTAGTCAGgacaaaaattaaatattataggtGACActcacatacatatatataacgAATTAACATGAAACCTGATTGACCATCTTGTGCAACAGCTATTGTTGCTATTGAAAAACCAACAAGACATGCAAAGAGGAAGCTTTTCAAAATCTCCATATCTAGACACTCTATTCTCTTGATGTTTAGTTGATTGAATGAGAATAATTTGGGTGCTTTGCCTTATATATTCCTTGTTTAATTTGACCAGGTTAAAGTTTGAAGTTTCCAAGAGATTTGAGTAACTCCACCCTGATATCACTTGCTGGGTAGGTGTGTGCAACATGTAGTATCTTAATGTGCTCTTATGTCATGAAATGTGCTTTCTTATGTTAAAATAATCAATCAATTTACCTTGATTGAGCCACTAATTTATCCTATAGTAATAGACCAAGCATATATGTTATGGGAATAAGAGCTGACTAGACGAAGTCTAACATAAGACTTTATTAGTTTATGTCTTGATATTGTTTTAATTATCTCTACTATATATCCAAGGGCGGATATAGAGCACTGGTACCGGGTTCATATGAACTCATTACTTTTGGCACAAAGTAAAAAATTTATGAgtaaaaattcactaaaattACAACAAATGgaagatatgaacccataacttttaaaaaataatgagttCAATGCTAGAAACcgtaaaagttgaacccataaagCTTAAATCCTGAATCCATCTCTGTATACATCAGCATAAGGATTAGGTCTGTGATCTTGATTGTTCTATTGAAAAGCTAGGATGTATATAATGACACTAATAATGCCTCCAAAAAATGTTGTACTCGTTCAAACTAGTAGAGAAAACTAGTTATGGCCCACAATCATATTCTTTCTTCAGAAAGAAAATAGTACTCCCAAAGGATAGTTACTTATATTTTCTAGGAAACAAATGTTACATTATCAATCTATTCAGGATGGGCTGAGGTTTCCAATGTTAATATGTCATGAATTTAGGACttgataaaaaattattttgcatAATGCAGACACAAGCAGACAAACATAGGCAAATTCGAGATTCAAACAAGATGGTTCCACCTTTATGTTCTTACCACTGTACCCATTGCACTTTCGCAATACTAGCAATACTAATATCCTGTGTCGAAAATGTTCGGTTCAGTTGAAAGTACAAAAACTATATTGCATATGCCCTTAGATACCAGAATGTGGCATTCTACCACCTCAGTTTGAAACAAATGGTTGAGACTTGACATGGAGAAAAAGAATCCCCATGCAGACTAGTAGTAGAGTTCTCAACTTCAATTCCTTTAAGATAATGCCTCCAACATTTGACACTTCTTGAGTCGCAGCAGACTGGTTGAACACCTTCTTTTTCCATTAATTTCTCTCTCAAGAACTGCAATTGCATACCAAATCCAGAGCAAGAATGAGAAACCACTACAATTCATTTTACtatataagaaaaaaaattatcctACATATATGAAAAGATAGGAAGATCACATTAACCTGCATAAATTCATCACTTCTCCCCCACATACTTTCAACTGACAGAGATTCTGGATGACAAGTCCAAAACAAACCATCTAACAATGATTCAAAATTTAGAGGCGGCGCAACATCCTTTAGCATCAAATGCTTGACAACAGATGGCGAGCAGAACGATGTAATTTCATTCAGTTCTTCCACTGTGAATGTATTCTTGATAATCAACAAAAGAGACAATCAATGTAACGAAAATGAACATTAACCAAATAAAATGAAAATGGAAGTACAAACTTACAGTGGTTGAAATTATAGACAGAACCAATTCTAAGTTCAGCTGTTCGAATCTAGATAAATATTCCCTCAAACGTTGAAACCAACTTGTGCCGAGATGTTCGTTGGGCATTAATCTGAGATAAGATTCTTGTAGAGAAGATGTTGTCATAGAGATATAACAGGTAATCTAGGAGCTCCATATTCAAAACGTAGCAGATTTGGTGTGTCTATCTCAATTTCCATCAAACTCTTATAAGAACGGAATGTCAAATGTCTAAGTACACAACTCGAAAATTTAAGCCTCGTCAACTTAAAACAAAAGTTTAACTCCAATTTCTCAAGAAAGGGTAGTTCAGAAACAAAATTTTCTACCATTTGGTTGGTAATCTGCTCATATATTATGCTCAAATTCTTTCATAAATTTGAAAGCAGCCACATCAAACTTTAACTCGCCGCTACATCCTCTATAATTCAGACTTTGAAGGTTAACAGCTTGAATCAGAATATTCTCATTTGCTATATCATCCTCTTGATGCAAGGTAAGCTTCAGAAGATTAGGGAGATTAGATATCAATATATCTTTTACTCCCCTACACTCGACGAGACTTAAATCTTCTACAGCTGGACAagtagaaatgaatttttaacatTATCCGTTCATCCAAATAAACATCAGCTAGAGACAACTCCCTCAATTTGGTAAGCTTTATATGATCAACAAATAGAGGCCACACTAACTTACAGCCACCTAATCTCAGaactgttgggaataaacccccacagaaataatattcatggtaataaaagcggaataataatgtagcatcgagatacggtaattaacaaaaataaaagagtaacaacgacatcaagatttttacgtggaaaacccttttaataagggaaaaaaccacggccccaagaggagcaactgatattactatagtaaggaattttacactttgtagatccgagtaaaatactccaaagaccactacaacactcaaaagaaataaccctcttttgatattcccacatcactacaatatcgctcactctctagtttcctcacagactattttcttataccctgtctgtgaaacctcactctttctttctctctttgttggtgtgaagaaatgagagttgaagctctccttttatagccaaagcttcactctctaaagcctacaatatttgacaatttacacacacttctcacaattcaacaaagttggctaccaaaccaaagaaattcaacaaggttggctaccaaaccaaactaattcaataAGGTTGGCTACCTAATCAAACCAAGTCAACAatgttggctaccaaaccaaagaaacttttatcaggcacatgcctaatacttcttcaatgagatggacatcaccAAGAACAACAAGCGATTTAGCTGTAATTACTGTACCGGGTAAACTATACCAATCTAACTTATCATCTTGGCGCATAATATGAATATCTAATTCATTGATGCAGTTATTGGTGGCTAATCCTATCCATTCATCAATGCAAGACGCATTTTTTGTATCGGAAAAATTAAGAGAAAGTCTGAATTTCTgtattattgctttttggatgcgGAGATTTGTCAAAGGACTATCTATATGATTTAAGAACGCGTCTCCTTCATCAGCTTGTTTCTGTTCCTCTATTTCTGCAGACAAGTGTTTCTGTATGAAAGCGTTTTCATCAAAATCAAATGTAAGTATAGGAAGTAAATTCCAAACGTTAAGCCATGTCCGGGAGAGAACACTAGTTTGAGCTGCATCTTTTGCCGGTAGGAAGAAGAGTATATGCTGTAAAATCGGGTCGGGTAACTGAGAGATTTGATCCATTACTGTAACTTTCTGTTCTATGTTACTTCAGTGGCCAGCTTTCCTGAAAAACAATCAGGCAAAAGCATATAtattaacagcttgtttggatggttgttatgttTCGTttcatcgtttcataatgtatcgtatcgtattgtattgtattgtgttGATGTATACAATGTTTGAATAGATTATATTATTTGTTATAGTGTGATATCATGCACCAATAATAGTAAACTTGCAATAGTACAAAGAAAAAGTATGATACTAATTAttactatataaaaaaatataagataaagtatgattatttaataataaggaagaaCAAGATGAGAGGAAAAAATAAGGTAGCGATGCAATCACACCAAATCGATTGTTACATAAAGTAACACTTTTCATCGTCACGTAACAAAGAATCTatcgatacgatacaataaaattgaagtaataatcaaaataaatattatatttaaagtaacagaGACAATACAACCactaacaaccatccaaacaagctgcaAACAACAGCCTATAATTGATCTATTCCTAGTGTACTCATCAATATTTTATCCATTGAATATGACAAACTAAAGAGTGTTCCACTTTTCAAACTGATTTATTATATTGTTTAGACTATTGTATTTCACCAGAATTTTAAAGAATCAATTAGACTCACAGTTTATAGAGCAATAATAAATATCAAAATTGAAGATCAAATGTCAAAAGGAACATAGGGAGGATAACAAAGAAATAATCTCTAGGATGGAGCCTGGAGAGTACGTACCTAGGGTAGACTGGAGTTGTGCTCAATCAAATTTCTGCATCTTTACCAATGAATCCAAACCCTTAAATACCTTATAAAATGGAGGagcatattttttaaattaataaaatatggaTACGTATATATGTTTATTACTTTACTTTTTCTGGATGCTCTAACGCGAAAATACGATCACCATTTTTGGTAGTACCTCGTCTATCATATTTATTGAGACATGATTTGATTAGATTCTTTTCCATAAAACACGGAGAAATTAAGTGAGTTAAAATAATTGTTCTTATACTAAAGTATTAATTTTAACACATGATTTTCATTGGCTGTTATATTAGTAgagtaataaaaatatttttttgtacatAAAAGAATTAAAATATGTATTGTGTAACTCAATGGAAAATCAAAATTTTCTCCAGTTTAATAAATGCTTTTTGAGCAAGCTTAGACAAACTATACAAGCAATCCCCCATCCCATCCCACAAAAAAACTAGCGGTGTGATTGATTCATTGTTTAGGTGATTAAAGTTAGACCAAATTAATTAGTTCCTAAATTAACATGGTTTCCCATTGCGTAATCCTTAACCAACCAAGCCAATATATCAATCTCAGATTTCCAAGCAAAACCATGTGTCAGGATATTTGAGGGATTAGAAATCTGCGATCTCGTTTTGATTTAAGtttcttattttaatatttaattgggATACTTTTTGTAGTTCGAATTCTTGAATTCACACCGTATGAGCTTTAATCTGCCCCGAAATATTTAAGATAAGATAACACTAAAGAAAGAATTCTCGCTAATTGAGGTGGATCAGGAAGTAGCGAGATTCATAGTCGAAGAATCGACGAGAGCTGAGGTCGAGATGTCAATAATGGACGAGGTCGAGCACAGCTGATGAAGCTGTAaagattaatttttaaaataggatattaaagagaatattctgcTATTGGGGTTTACTAGGAATGtgtctcatataaatagaaaaagaaataatGATACGAGGCAAGTGATATCCATTTGGTAAGAacaaactttgacaaaaaaatTCTCTCCCTCTTTTTCGCTAAGATACAAACACTACCTTTTTATCAAGATTCATGTCTACATTATTCCATatttttccatcagatccgataATAAGTTGAACATTCAAGGATTTATCTGTCACTCATCATTATCATGAGGAACAATCATCtagttcatccttaattgagtgAATCACTCCTCCTATTTGCATAAATGTCATGTATTGTTATTCATTACTATTAAATGATGCATTATTGCACATGCTTTTTGGAACAGTTATTGTAAATTATTATCACTTTTCTACCAAATCTATTCAACGCTTGCCAGACTTTCGGGAGTCACATttagaaatattattattaactaggcTTTACCCACAatcatataaatttaattatttaaaccaAGAGCTATATATTTTTATCAAACAATTTGACGCCGTTTGTGGGGATTTTTTAGCTAAGCTTTTAATTTCTTCTACATCTACAACTAGCACGGGTCACTAAcgtaaaaaaacaaataaaaacaagGTTTTCTTTCTTTGTGTGCACAAATCCCAACATGGTGGGTAACCGAGAAGAAAGGATAAGAATAATAAGTGACCTCCCAATCAATCTCATAAACTTCATCAACGAAAGCTGTAAAACGATAGACGAAAGTGTGATGCTCAGTGCCTCCGCTAGGCAAGATGGGCCACCGCCCCCTCACTGCAACATTATAAAATCTCTTGGTAAGGGAACCTCCATATCTATGGGGGAAGAGACACGCCCAGCTGTAAAAAAAAAGCTCCTCGAAGCATGGCTAACTGACACGCTAACCAGCGTCCTCAACAAGACCGCCCGAGACACGACTACAAAAAACGCAAGGACATGCACTATACAACCAGCTGAAGAGCAGTGCAACCAACTCCCGCCTCCAACAATAGGTATTACTTACAACGTCATTgatagtgcaagtctgtaaggcCCCAAAAAATTTCGCTAAGTAAATTAATATTTCGTGGTGCcatgtaggctaattataatattttatgtgctattaacatgatggacatcaattaaatttgataaataagtgtataagtcatataataAGTAATGTGGAGTCTAATggtaggcctaagtctaagtcaagttagaaaatttcataatgggctaaaattccaaatgagtttgcACAAGTCCATAGTTTGAACGAGCATATCTAagtatatataaggttttatgtgatgaacgacctatcatatgaaatgtcttcgagtctagttttcaacACTTCATATCATATGAAAGGtattcgagtctagtttccaactcttcaaatcgttcgtcatttggacattcctacacaaagttatgatcaaattacgaaaggctggaaaaatgcgatcctgtgtcaattctgcgatcgcaaaaccaTTATACGGTCCGTATAATTGATCTGCGATCGCAAATCTAGTCGCAAACTGGACCAGTGTAGCCTAGTTTTGGGCACCAATTCTGCGATGCATTTTGCGACCCACATTCttattttgcggtccattatacgaccgcagacccgatttcggaggcttattttttctatttttataacccgacctcGTTTTAATATATAAGCTTCGGGGCTTTATTTGGGGTCATTTTCTACTAATTTTAGAAAGAGTTGAGATCATAAAGAGAGATAAAGAGAGAGAAGGAGCCTAGCTTCATAATCACCCAAATCTTACTCAAgttttcaagaatcaaggaagataaCCACTTGATTGGTCTCCATCCAGGTAAGTCCTTCTTCCAAGATTTCATGAAAGAGGTTAAGGGTTCAAATATGTTGTGGGGGAttagaaataggccatgcatgtgagaCTAAGTTGTAGTATGTGATATTAAAGAACTAATTTGGGTAGTTCCCgttaaaattggttgagggaggaaggaaTTTCCATTTTCAGACCTTGTAGACTACTTCACATgttaggtgtttgatgaaattcctaagagagttacaccatgggtAATCTTCCTAATTATTAATCGATTCTCGCTATCTtcttatagattgttattgctagaggtgTTGGTGGATTGTAGAAACTTAAGGAAAGCCTAAACAAGGTATATATGGCTAAaaacccctcttcttagaaattaagctcccatggtgtccccgcatatgttgtaagtccaaaatttgatttatgtagtattagttatttcaaaggatttggtgttgcaagaatatatgtgaaaggtgGGTCTCAATGTGTTCAATGTGCTATTATTGGTAAATTTgggatatgtgaagaatgtgaactatatgctaaattgcctagatttcaagttaagtttaaattgtgattattatgccgaATCATGAGAATTCCTCACTGTGCctacaacttgaattgcttttgtatgtgcccattatcttaaattgcaagtttgatgttgaaagtgaaagtgatgtggaatgtgagttgtgaaatgtggcctagtgccaagtatgaggtgataattgtggccctaagtgcctatgaattgatatatgtgaaataaagattgaaatgatatgactaatgagaaaggaacaacgccttggtaaggcggcctagtcgatcgggccgtgatcagacgccatgccgcacacatggtggtattgtgctgatattgaattccagAAAGTGAGAATGAATTGTGattgaggtacatgtctcaaatgaggcaacttagctgatcgggtcgtgatcggactctattcaagaaagcggtggtattgtgaatgatgatgagCAGAattaaatgccccaaactaaagctatggaaattatgtgaaagctatgcgattccttttatttgataatgtggtgattgtttaaagcttttgttgaatcattatgatttctttattcttgtatggttgttctttctaatgagatggtatttagttatacatattagtgctattcgacggcacTAACGTCCTTTTTATCGGGGGCGCTAAGTCTTTAAATGGatataggtggttccatagcaggcagtatTTGTCGCAGCTAGTGACGCATCTCCCTttcagctaacttggtgagccccatttcatttcaagGTCCTGTACcgttgtttatcatgtactttgtattttgaggtatagacggAGTCTTGCTGGAggaatttccatattactcttcagttgtatttagaggatCCGTAGACAGGTTGTATGTGGTGTCGTGTATTGAAAATTTAAACTAGATATGTTGTCATTTGGCAGAATATTTCTTCGTATCTATTAATTGTAAtaatttggttagtatgattgaACTGTTAATGAAAGACAAAGATAAAATTGTCAATGTAATGCTCATAAAGTAGGATTTATGGAGTTCATCTCCTTGTTATTCATAAGTTAATTTTTGGGTAGAATAAaacctaataggcttgctcagtcgggctTGCTCGATTGAGCGCCAGTCGCGtccctcggttttggggcgtgacaaacttggtattagagcctaaggttttaagctgtcctaggatgtctcagagccgtgtctagtagagtccttcttatcggtgtgttgccaaccacatctataagttggaggttATTCGGACATGTAGGAATTTCACctttctttgatactccagatcgtgcggtAGAACCCAAGATAGGGAACTAATTTCCTCGCTATGTCTTATTCTCTAGATGAGTAATCTCGATACCATAATCCACAAGTTTGAAGCATTAAGGAGGGAATGACCCCGCCATTGAATCTGAGGGAGATTGCCCAAGCTTTTGTTAGGAGAATGTATCGAGCCATGGAGGGATTggtagaacttgttgctaaggggagtacccttgttcctattaatgtcactGCACCACCAGATAATGTAGTATATTAGTATGTTACCAACGTGCGTTAGGGATCTGGAGTCGAGGGACATCGATTAAGTTATTGCCCTATCAACCTAAAGTCAACAAGTAAGTCACTCTCTTGTACATCATTATGAAAAACACAAAATTTTACTCATTGCATGtatacatccatattgaagagtcCTCATAAACATGGTCTTAATAAGATGTGAGTCACAAAAACTTGTGTGTACCTACTCCTTGAAGGAGACGTATTGTTCGTGaatccactctatcacaaattctcttatttatatCCTCATGTGGAATTAAGTTCTATAAATACGTCCTTGAATgaagttataactctaggattaattCTTCCCACTttctttcctaaattctcaacaggGGACTACATTCGATGAAGTTgttacaaaatatttttatggaCAACGTCTTCTCATTTGTGCTTATTCATAAACCATCGTAAAatttacctatgtggtgtcaaGTTCTATGTAAAGCATCCTAGTGTTGCGGTCCTTCTCGAGTCACTCTTTTACTCACTTGTGTATATGGCTTATATTGTTTGAACAGTCACTCTACCCTCTTGCGAGTATCATCATGAAAGCTTCTCACTGTCTCGTAATATAAGAGCATACCTTAACATCTATCACATGAGTGCATGTCAATCGAAATGGTCACCGTGTGCATAAAGTCTCTCTAAAAATTGAGATCCTCACATCCCCGTTATAGGAAGATCTTGTGTCGCCATCTTAGTATATATTTCGTGTCTATTTGGGACATCCCacagtaagtagctcactttgttcctagtattgtggttGCTCGTGGCATGGTCATGTATTGCAGTTGGGAGTTAATATAGCAGAAGCATGTCCAGCTCAtaacaaatatttattttctctttacaccTCCACAACATGTGTTAATTGTGTTCTTAGTTGGTGAATTCATTGTAGTAGTTTCCCAACACTTGTTCGATAACCATGAGAGAACATATCCTTCTATGTGTCATAGTAACACCTCCTTTCTCATAATGACCCATACTAGGCTCTCCGTTAAGACCAAGTGCACCTTTGGGGGTTATCATAGCACAATGCCTGTTTCTCATGTTTTTTTGTCTTTCATTAGCATCTGGGTAGTTGtcaagtcaaaatccatggagaattcattatgaacatctgcaaaccttccatgattattttataTTATGTCATTGGGTCCCCACCTCACTTCAAGATCATCAAGGGTTGATAGCATGCCGCAATTGCTGAGATTGAATGATCTCCTTTCGATAATGGATTATCTACACATGTGCTAGTCCAACGATCTGCTTATCAGTCTAACTCTCACCTTTTGATTTTGGGTTGACCAAGGAACAATACACCTAGTAacatattcatatgtcaaagcCTTTCTCTCAGTCAAGTCTTATAGCATCTCCCAATGTGGCTGGAAATAGCTAGTTGTGTAGAAGTGTATTGTAGTACTTCATTGTGAAGTAGAGTTGCTAAACATAATAGGATTTTTGAATTCTGGAGCTATACATCACGTGACTACATACAGAGATCTTTCAAAAATTTAGCTTCTCGTAATCCCTTATATTACCACCCTTCCTAGTGGTTACAATGTAAAGGTTACTTCCATAGGCTCtctcactttcttttcatttatcTTGCATCATGTGTCGTTTCtccatatatttttttcaatatgATCTTATCTCATTTTCTCGACTAGCTATCCAACTATATGATTCGATTCAATTCACCTCACTTTTATGTACTCTACAAGCccccttttcaaaaaaaaaagacactAGAAGTGGGTAAATTCCTCTTTACTATAGACTTCTAAAGTCTTCCACTAGTTTAAACTTGTTGGTTCCAAATGGTGCTCATTAGCTTTGGTGCCCTGCTATCTATTTCATCTGATAACTCTCATTGTAAAACTCATTTTATGTTTTATAGCATCAAAGAGGAGTCTTATAGCATCAAGGGTGGGGACATATTCCTTTtattagaataaataaatattgttGGTATTCCTTGTAGATGTTCTTCTAACAACCATTTACCTGCTCTGCTTGTCCCTGTGACTAGATAACCTAGGTTACTTTCCCCCGATAAA
Above is a window of Nicotiana tabacum cultivar K326 chromosome 8, ASM71507v2, whole genome shotgun sequence DNA encoding:
- the LOC107832644 gene encoding putative F-box/LRR-repeat protein At5g41840; amino-acid sequence: MDQISQLPDPILQHILFFLPAKDAAQTSVLSRTWLNVWNLLPILTFDFDENAFIQKHLSAEIEEQKQADEGDAFLNHIDSPLTNLRIQKAIIQKFRLSLNFSDTKNASCIDEWIGLATNNCINELDIHIMRQDDKLDWYSLPGTVITAKSLVVLGDVHLIEENTFTVEELNEITSFCSPSVVKHLMLKDVAPPLNFESLLDGLFWTCHPESLSVESMWGRSDEFMQFLREKLMEKEGVQPVCCDSRSVKCWRHYLKGIEVENSTTSLHGDSFSPCQDISIASIAKVQWVQW